In the Streptomyces sp. NBC_00525 genome, one interval contains:
- a CDS encoding acetyl-CoA C-acetyltransferase produces the protein MSGTTGTTSVIVAGARTPMGRLLGSLKSFSAADLGGFAIKAALDRAGIGGDQVDYVIMGQVLQAGAGQIPARQAAVKAGIPMNVPALTVNKVCLSGLDAIALADQLIRAGEFDIVVAGGQESMTNAPHLLPKSREGHKYGAIEMLDSMAHDGLTDAYENIPMGQSTEQHNTRLGLDRAAQDEIGAQSHQRAAAAQKNGLFEAEITPVEIPQRKGDPVLFAKDEGIRPETTVESLGKLRPAFAKDGTITAGTSSQISDGAAAVVVMSRAKAEELGLEWIAEIGAHGNVAGPDNSLQSQPSNAIRHALAKEGIGVEDLDLIEINEAFAAVAVQSMKDLGVDSEKVNVNGGAIALGHPIGMSGARLVLHLALELKRRGGGTGAAALCGGGGQGDALIVRVPRK, from the coding sequence ATGTCAGGAACGACCGGTACCACCTCCGTGATCGTCGCGGGCGCCCGGACGCCCATGGGCCGGCTCCTCGGCTCCCTGAAGAGCTTCTCGGCGGCCGACCTCGGCGGCTTCGCCATCAAGGCGGCGCTGGACCGGGCCGGCATCGGCGGCGACCAGGTCGACTACGTGATCATGGGGCAGGTCCTCCAGGCCGGCGCGGGCCAGATCCCGGCCCGCCAGGCGGCGGTCAAGGCCGGCATCCCGATGAACGTCCCCGCGCTCACCGTCAACAAGGTGTGCCTCTCCGGGCTCGACGCCATCGCCCTGGCCGACCAGCTCATCCGCGCCGGCGAGTTCGACATCGTGGTGGCCGGCGGCCAGGAGTCCATGACCAACGCCCCGCACCTGCTCCCCAAGTCCCGCGAGGGCCACAAGTACGGCGCGATCGAGATGCTCGACTCCATGGCGCACGACGGTCTGACCGACGCCTACGAGAACATCCCGATGGGCCAGTCCACCGAGCAGCACAACACCCGCCTCGGACTCGACCGCGCCGCCCAGGACGAGATCGGCGCCCAGTCCCACCAGCGCGCCGCCGCCGCCCAGAAGAACGGCCTGTTCGAGGCCGAGATCACGCCGGTCGAGATCCCGCAGCGCAAGGGCGACCCGGTCCTCTTCGCCAAGGACGAGGGCATCCGCCCCGAGACCACCGTCGAGTCCCTCGGCAAGCTGCGCCCCGCCTTCGCCAAGGACGGCACGATCACCGCGGGCACCTCCTCGCAGATCTCCGACGGCGCCGCCGCGGTCGTCGTCATGAGCAGGGCCAAGGCCGAGGAGCTGGGCCTGGAGTGGATCGCCGAGATCGGCGCCCACGGCAATGTCGCCGGCCCCGACAACTCCCTCCAGTCGCAGCCGTCCAACGCCATCCGGCACGCCCTCGCGAAGGAGGGCATCGGCGTCGAGGACCTCGACCTCATCGAGATCAACGAGGCGTTCGCGGCCGTCGCCGTCCAGTCCATGAAGGACCTCGGCGTCGACTCGGAGAAGGTCAACGTCAACGGCGGCGCCATCGCGCTGGGCCACCCCATCGGCATGTCCGGCGCCCGTCTGGTGCTGCACCTGGCGCTGGAGCTCAAGCGGCGCGGCGGCGGCACCGGCGCGGCGGCCCTGTG